One part of the Dioscorea cayenensis subsp. rotundata cultivar TDr96_F1 chromosome 2, TDr96_F1_v2_PseudoChromosome.rev07_lg8_w22 25.fasta, whole genome shotgun sequence genome encodes these proteins:
- the LOC120276784 gene encoding LOW QUALITY PROTEIN: AT-rich interactive domain-containing protein 2-like (The sequence of the model RefSeq protein was modified relative to this genomic sequence to represent the inferred CDS: deleted 1 base in 1 codon) encodes MAGRTLPSLRQPILVVIGKLQTLGFCSDLNPSHVDPSHLDLGLLFDRILSIFLGEIHSVHGIRPLPVMLGDGRTVELFALYSAVTAKGGYGSVTARRCWGAVAEEIGMESSVASSLRLVYAKYLDAMGRWLTKVLNESSAREQKELMIGLEKEVNGLFLEVSDEKSKKKECESTPGSGSKRDQFLTPVRGSGRKLEFEDSLRKKGCDDDDDKDKDTKDDVNAVVSAKKEAKTATGRSSSLKRKREREDMEGMLNWVRSLAKKPHKISNGRTLSTGGKSNAFSLGEFFNQALHVRQLMFLKIPQNALSASHLQKGEKVHPSIYEDHTDANPQSNEQKRCSQRLRSLEKHHNSGSYSEPCVVHDDDKEKVSVASEQRNSSVSSDGPELFSTDPGLSVPIGSSSQASLPHLSERSPSTASDADELKWLGTRIWPPEKKEKRQSYQKCPIGKGREETCHCDCPGSVMCVRFHVAEKRLKMKRELGAAFHAWRFNQMGEEVSLTWTEEDERQFKSIARFDPSLPDKCFWDQLYSSFPFKKRHDLVSYYFNVFILRRRSYQNRMTPNDIDSDDDEEEFGFLSKFLGQELVKAVEPKSTFCALNTQCMDLDGSSDAT; translated from the exons ATGGCCGGCCGGACCCTACCGTCGCTCCGGCAACCTATCCTCGTCGTTATCGGTAAGCTCCAAACCCTTGGTTTCTGCTCCGATCTCAACCCTAGCCATGTCGACCCATCCCATCTCGACCTTGGCCTTCTCTTCGATCGGATCCTCTCCATCTTTTTGGGAGAGATCCACTCCGTTCATGGGATCCGACCCTTGCCGGTCATGCTCGGCGACGGCCGCACGGTGGAGCTCTTCGCGCTCTACAGTGCTGTCACCGCGAAGGGTGGGTATGGCTCCGTGACAGCTCGCCGGTGTTGGGGCGCCGTCGCGGAGGAGATTGGGATGGAATCCTCAGTCGCGTCGTCACTGAGATTGGTTTATGCTAAGTATTTGGATGCGATGGGGAGGTGGTTAACGAAAGTCTTGAATGAGAGCTCTGCCAGAGAACAGAAAGAGCTGATGATAGGGTTGGAGAAGGAGGTTAATGGTTTGTTCCTTGAGGTTTCTGATGAGAAGAGTAAGAAGAAGGAGTGTGAATCCACGCCGGGCTCTGGTTCAAAGAGGGACCAGTTCTTGACGCCAGTGAGAGGGTCTGGCCGGAAATTGGAGTTTGAGGATTCTCTGAGGAaaaaaggatg tgatgatgatgatgataaggaTAAGGATACTAAGGATGATGTAAATGCAGTGGTGTCGGCGAAGAAGGAGGCTAAAACGGCAACTGGAAGGTCGTCCTCTCTGAAGAGGAAGAGGGAGAGGGAGGACATGGAAGGCATGTTGAATTGGGTGAGAAGTTTAGCTAAGAAACCCCATAAGATATCCAATGGAAGGACACTTTCTACTGGTGGTAAAAGCAATGCATTTTCTCTTGGTGAGTTCTTCAACCAGGCACTTCATGTCAGGCAATTGATGTTTCTCAAGATTCCTCAGAATGCTTTGAGTGCTAGCCACTTGCAG AAAGGGGAGAAGGTTCACCCATCCATTTACGAAGATCATACTGATGCTAATCCCCAGAGTAATGAGCAAAAAAGATGTAGCCAGCGGTTGCGCTCCCTTGAGAAGCATCATAATTCTGGTTCTTATTCTGAACCATGTGTAGTTCATGATGATGATAAGGAGAAAGTTTCGGTGGCTTCTGAACAGAGAAATTCTAGTGTATCATCTGATGGCCCTGAGCTGTTTTCTACAGATCCAGGACTGTCAGTCCCTATAGGTTCATCCTCTCAAGCTTCATTGCCACATTTGTCTGAAAGATCTCCTTCAACTGCTAGTGATGCTGATGAACTGAAATGGTTGGGCACAAGAATTTGGCCTcctgaaaagaaagagaaaagacaGTCATACCAAAAATGCCCAATTggaaaaggaagagaagaaacCTGTCATTGTGACTGTCCAGGTTCTGTAATGTGTGTCAGATTTCATGTGGCAGAGAAAAGGCTCAAAATGAAGCGTGAGCTTGGTGCAGCTTTCCATGCTTGGAGATTTAATCAAATGGGGGAGGAAGTTTCCCTAACATGGACTGAAGAAGACGAGAGGCAATTTAAATCTATAGCCAGATTTGATCCATCACTGCCAGACAAGTGTTTTTGGGATCAGCTTTACTCGAGTTTTCCTTTTAAGAAAAGGCACGATCTGGTGAGCTATTATTTTAATGTATTCATTCTAAGGCGCAGGAGTTACCAGAACCGAATGACACCAAATGATATTGacagtgatgatgatgaggaagagTTTGGTTTCCTAAGTAAATTCTTAGGCCAAGAATTAGTTAAGGCTGTGGAACCCAAGTCGACTTTCTGTGCCCTGAATACACAATGTATGGATCTGGATGGCTCTTCAGATGCAACTTGA